The sequence CTCGGTTGTTTTGCAGCCTCTGTGACGCTTTTGATCTACGGTGCTCTGGAAACCGTCGTTACCATCGGCCACATTCTAAGGGAGGCGCGGAAAAATAAAATACCAGTCAAATTGGGGTAATCGTGATATCCCATTTCGGTAAAGTTTCAGAACGTTGCCATAAGGGTAGATACTCTTTTAACTTTTTTGGTAAGACTTTTATTCCT comes from Microcoleus sp. bin38.metabat.b11b12b14.051 and encodes:
- a CDS encoding YqhA family protein, with protein sequence MLHRILARSRYLMLIAVLGCFAASVTLLIYGALETVVTIGHILREARKNKIPVKLG